GCCTTCGCCATCAACTGATCCATCCAGCGGCGGGCCCGTTCTGCATCCGAGAACGGCACATCCATCTGCCGGCCTTCACCGATCAGCCTCAGTCGGCAGCGACCCTGGGATTCATGGGCCAGTGGTGCATCCCCCGAGGAGAGCGACATCAACTCCACCAGTTCGAGTGTCTTGATCACAAAGCGACCTTCATCCTTAAAGCTGCCGGCATGGAAACTGCTCCAGCACAGCTCGCCGTTTTTCAGTCGTGCTGCGCCGCAGCCATCGAGTTTGGCCAGCTCAGATGATTCGCTCCAGAGCCGAAACAGATTCTGGCGTCGTCGCTCAAGCCAGCCCAGGGATGCCAGCAACACGAAGACCAGCAGCAGCGGGAACCAGAGCAAACCTTGCATCATTGCGGCAGCAGCAGAGGCAGAGGGCTCATTCTTGCGCTGTGGCCACCAGCTCCGCCACCAGCTGTGGCAAAGGCATACCGGAGGCCTCCCACAGCGTGGGATACATGCTCTGGGAGGTAAATCCCGGCAGGGTGTTGATTTCATTCAGCCAGATCCGGCCATCCGCTTCGTCGTAGAAGACATCCACCCGTGCTTGGCCGTAGGCGTGGACGGCGCGGCAGGCATCGACGGCCATGGCCTGAATCCTCTGGCTCACTGCATCGGGTAGGGGTGCCGGGATCAGCGTTTGACTGCGTCCTTCGGTGTATTTGGTCTCGTAGTCGTGCCAATCGGCGTCGAACCGCACTTCACCCACAACAGAAGCTTTTAGGTGTTCACGCCCCAGGACGGCACATTCCAATTCCCTCGCGTTGACTCCCTGTTCCACCACCAAGCGCGGATCGAGTTCCGCTGCCAGCTGCAGGCCTGCCAGCAGTTCATCACGATTACGCACCTTGCTGATGCCGACGGATGACCCGAGGTTGGCGGGCTTCACGAAGCAGGGGTAGCCGAGCTCGTCTTCAACTTTGACGAGCACATGTTCCAGCTGCGGCGGATTGTTGAGGTCAGCCGCGTTGATTCCGAGATAGGGAACCTGGGAGATGCCCGCGACGGCGAAGGCCGCTTTCATGGCGAGTTTGTCCATGCCCACGGCGGATCCCAGCACACCAGAGCCCACGAAGGGTTGTTGCATCAGTGTGAACAGACCCTGCACTGTCCCGTCCTCGCCGTTGGGTCCATGCAGAACCGGATACCAGACATCAATGCAGTCGGGATTCACCGGCAATTGGCGCAGTCCTCTGGCTGGCAGTGGTTGAGGCAGTTCTTCATTGGTCAGTGCTGCTCCACTCTCCAGCACGCTTCTGGCGATGGTGTCCGACCACCACCGCCCTTCACGGTCGATGTAGAGAGGCGTCACTACGAACCTCTCCCGATTGCTGTCATCAGCCAGGGCCTTGATCACCGTTGAGGCCGACCGAATTGAGACGTCATGTTCACCGGACGCACCTCCGAACACCACGCCAAC
Above is a window of Synechococcus sp. BIOS-U3-1 DNA encoding:
- a CDS encoding D-alanine--D-alanine ligase family protein; protein product: MPTSLIRVGVVFGGASGEHDVSIRSASTVIKALADDSNRERFVVTPLYIDREGRWWSDTIARSVLESGAALTNEELPQPLPARGLRQLPVNPDCIDVWYPVLHGPNGEDGTVQGLFTLMQQPFVGSGVLGSAVGMDKLAMKAAFAVAGISQVPYLGINAADLNNPPQLEHVLVKVEDELGYPCFVKPANLGSSVGISKVRNRDELLAGLQLAAELDPRLVVEQGVNARELECAVLGREHLKASVVGEVRFDADWHDYETKYTEGRSQTLIPAPLPDAVSQRIQAMAVDACRAVHAYGQARVDVFYDEADGRIWLNEINTLPGFTSQSMYPTLWEASGMPLPQLVAELVATAQE